One genomic segment of Occultella kanbiaonis includes these proteins:
- a CDS encoding MFS transporter has protein sequence MSTGTTLGTAAATTPSSTRPASWWAVVTLGLGIFTLVASEFLPASLLTPIAADLGVSEGVAGQLVTATAVAGILAGPAIVALLPPIDRRWVMIALTGLSIASNVLVALVPNLALMLLGRALLGISLSGFWALSLAVVSQLVPPQRLGRAMMIVNTGVSLATVAAVPIGAYLGAQLGWQAVFLGAALAGVLTLVLQLTALPRIEAGERSGLRPLLTTLSTPIIAVGFAALALLVTGHFAAFTYVRPMLDEVGGITTGLLAVLLASYGVASFVGNLLAGLLADRHLRPLLVVVPIMVAAGTAALAVAGTSLPVTIVAIAAWGIGFGAVPTMVQTWLGHVAPDRLESGGALTVTTFQTSIALGAAFGGLLFDTLDVRAVFLAAAIAAALGAIIFSRVRTS, from the coding sequence ATGTCCACCGGCACCACCCTCGGCACCGCCGCGGCCACCACACCGAGCAGCACCCGTCCCGCCTCGTGGTGGGCCGTCGTCACCCTCGGCCTCGGCATCTTCACGCTCGTCGCGAGCGAGTTCCTCCCGGCCAGCCTGCTCACCCCGATCGCCGCCGATCTCGGCGTCAGCGAGGGTGTCGCGGGGCAGCTGGTGACCGCCACCGCGGTCGCCGGGATCCTCGCCGGACCGGCGATCGTGGCGCTCCTGCCCCCGATCGACCGGCGCTGGGTGATGATCGCCCTGACCGGCCTGTCGATCGCCTCGAACGTGCTCGTCGCGCTGGTGCCGAACCTTGCCCTGATGCTCCTCGGGCGTGCCCTGCTGGGTATCTCCCTGTCCGGGTTCTGGGCGCTGTCGTTGGCCGTCGTCTCGCAGCTGGTGCCGCCGCAGCGGTTGGGCCGGGCGATGATGATCGTGAACACCGGCGTCTCGCTGGCCACGGTCGCGGCCGTGCCGATCGGTGCCTACCTCGGCGCGCAGCTCGGCTGGCAGGCGGTGTTCCTCGGTGCCGCGCTCGCCGGGGTGCTGACGTTGGTCCTGCAGCTCACCGCGCTCCCGCGGATCGAGGCCGGCGAGCGTTCCGGGCTCCGGCCGCTGCTCACCACGCTGTCCACCCCGATCATCGCCGTCGGGTTCGCCGCGCTCGCGCTGCTGGTGACCGGGCACTTCGCGGCGTTCACCTACGTGCGTCCGATGCTTGACGAGGTCGGCGGGATCACCACCGGCCTGCTCGCGGTGCTGCTCGCGAGCTACGGGGTGGCAAGCTTCGTCGGCAACCTGCTCGCCGGGCTGCTCGCCGACCGGCACCTGCGACCGCTGCTGGTGGTCGTGCCGATCATGGTGGCCGCCGGCACCGCGGCGCTCGCCGTCGCGGGTACCAGCCTGCCGGTCACGATCGTCGCGATCGCGGCCTGGGGGATCGGTTTCGGTGCGGTCCCCACGATGGTGCAGACCTGGCTCGGCCACGTGGCGCCGGACCGGCTGGAGAGCGGCGGAGCGCTCACCGTCACCACGTTCCAGACCTCGATCGCACTCGGTGCCGCGTTCGGTGGCCTGCTGTTCGACACCCTCGACGTGCGCGCGGTGTTCCTGGCCGCGGCCATCGCGGCGGCCCTCGGCGCCATCATCTTCTCCCGGGTGCGCACCAGCTGA
- a CDS encoding TIGR00341 family protein, with protein sequence MSAPAVDTGERRPRRLVDALVPHSQRRDPATVGDRLDLDNGDTRAKRSAFWVMLVLAGVIAVCGVVTDSTATVIGAMIIAPLSTPILGIGFGIVVGDRSAILRSVGYVLGGMVVVVALGLLVTLVLPATTGVAGNSQVTGRTAPGVGDLVAAFATGFAGAIALTRRDLGDILPGIAIAISLVPPLGVVGVCLGVGQPALAAGALLLFGSNAVALVVAATVVFSAVGYGAQARAARGAAGARRRRSTTLVALVAVLVVAIPMVANSVQALLADLWLRQAGAAAQEWVEGIDDAVVEDVSWLGQDLVVEVRSPGALPDVAPLVDQVDSLVPWEPRVIVVHTVGERVEP encoded by the coding sequence ATGAGTGCACCGGCCGTCGACACGGGTGAGCGTCGCCCGCGTCGACTCGTCGACGCGCTGGTGCCGCACTCGCAACGCCGCGACCCGGCGACGGTTGGCGACAGGCTCGACCTGGACAACGGTGACACCCGGGCGAAACGCTCGGCATTCTGGGTGATGCTGGTCCTGGCCGGCGTGATCGCGGTCTGCGGCGTGGTGACCGACTCCACCGCGACGGTGATCGGCGCGATGATCATCGCACCGCTGTCCACGCCGATCCTCGGGATCGGGTTCGGGATCGTCGTGGGTGACCGGTCGGCGATCCTGCGGTCGGTGGGCTACGTCCTGGGCGGCATGGTCGTCGTGGTCGCGCTCGGCCTACTGGTGACACTGGTTCTCCCCGCAACGACGGGGGTTGCCGGCAACTCGCAGGTCACCGGGCGGACAGCGCCCGGCGTCGGTGACCTCGTCGCGGCGTTCGCGACCGGGTTCGCGGGGGCCATCGCGTTGACCAGGCGCGACCTCGGGGACATCCTCCCGGGCATCGCGATCGCGATCTCGCTCGTCCCGCCGCTCGGTGTGGTGGGCGTCTGCCTCGGGGTCGGCCAGCCGGCGCTCGCCGCCGGTGCGCTCCTGCTCTTCGGATCCAACGCCGTCGCGCTCGTGGTTGCCGCCACGGTGGTCTTCTCCGCCGTCGGGTACGGTGCGCAGGCGCGTGCCGCGCGTGGCGCGGCAGGGGCCCGACGGCGTCGCTCGACGACACTGGTGGCTCTCGTCGCGGTCCTCGTCGTCGCGATCCCGATGGTGGCGAACTCGGTGCAGGCGCTGCTCGCCGACCTCTGGCTGCGGCAGGCCGGTGCGGCCGCGCAGGAGTGGGTGGAGGGGATCGACGACGCCGTCGTCGAGGACGTCTCCTGGCTCGGACAGGACCTCGTGGTCGAGGTACGCAGTCCCGGCGCGTTGCCCGACGTCGCGCCGTTGGTTGACCAGGTGGATAGTCTCGTTCCTTGGGAGCCACGGGTCATCGTCGTCCATACCGTGGGGGAGAGGGTCGAGCCATGA
- a CDS encoding ECF transporter S component, with product MRWDAGIGSDVTAVPIGRRLGLTLVLASALGVLAFGWPLLVDAGAALDDTTSAPVVLALVVAAGLAVLLVGVNDGGLDVKAIAVLGLLSAVGAILRPLAAGTGGVETVFILVVLGGRVFGPGFGFLLGSTTIFASALLTGGVGPWLPFQMLAASWVGLGAGMLPRRLRGWWEIAVLAGYGALAAVLFGTALNLSFWPFLIGSGTEISFVAGAPVGENLRRFLLYSVATSLPWDLGRAITTAVGIAVAGYPVLATLRRAARRAAFGPAARSGPGPRPAAKAGS from the coding sequence ATGAGGTGGGACGCAGGCATCGGCAGCGACGTGACCGCGGTTCCGATCGGGCGCCGGTTGGGCCTGACCCTGGTGCTCGCCTCCGCGCTCGGGGTGCTGGCGTTCGGGTGGCCGCTGCTGGTCGATGCCGGCGCCGCGCTCGACGACACCACCTCCGCCCCGGTGGTGCTCGCCCTGGTGGTGGCCGCCGGGCTCGCGGTGCTGTTGGTGGGGGTCAACGACGGCGGTCTGGACGTGAAGGCGATCGCGGTGCTCGGGCTGCTCAGCGCCGTCGGGGCCATCCTGCGTCCGCTCGCGGCGGGCACCGGCGGGGTGGAGACCGTGTTCATCCTGGTCGTGCTCGGCGGGCGGGTCTTCGGCCCCGGCTTCGGGTTCCTGCTCGGCTCCACGACGATCTTCGCCTCGGCACTGCTGACCGGGGGTGTGGGACCGTGGCTGCCGTTCCAGATGCTGGCGGCCTCGTGGGTGGGCCTGGGTGCCGGGATGCTGCCCCGCCGGCTGCGGGGCTGGTGGGAGATCGCGGTCCTGGCCGGGTACGGAGCCCTGGCCGCCGTGCTGTTCGGGACGGCGCTGAACCTCTCGTTCTGGCCGTTCCTGATCGGCAGCGGCACCGAGATCTCCTTCGTGGCGGGCGCCCCGGTGGGCGAGAACCTGCGCCGGTTCCTGCTGTACAGCGTGGCCACCTCGCTGCCCTGGGACCTGGGGCGGGCGATCACGACGGCCGTGGGGATCGCCGTGGCCGGGTACCCGGTGCTGGCCACGCTGCGCCGGGCGGCCCGGCGGGCCGCGTTCGGTCCGGCGGCGCGGTCGGGGCCGGGGCCTCGACCTGCGGCGAAAGCCGGTAGCTGA
- a CDS encoding LuxR C-terminal-related transcriptional regulator: MQAGPTDARRLRRARDRRRAATPPHVAQVAAGARAYVSRTRVRVPRVSDAFVPRERLAAMDLGRRAVTVICAPAGSGKTMLVVDWAHRAMARGEAVAWLSLDESDDRPYEFWSALIDALIGASPPDAAEQLDRLSPPRERVEPRFVTALTELLDATQPVRWLVLDDVHRIRSADVLAGLATFLAGVPPGLGVVLISRHEPELDLHRLRLSDLTHDVRAEDLTFTVSEASDLFERVGSPLSTLDVARVVARTEGWAAGLRLAAVSIAGVADPSEFLAQFEGDQREVADYLFTEVVQHLPAETYAFLLKTCAPEQLPVELAAELSGRADAGRMLDRLCRLNALVVQSGDSSWYRYHSLMRSFLAAALAREDVDAPRRQHAIAARWFDHHDQPVVALEHALRARDADYLSGLIRSRGVRLILAGRAPTLRDTIAQAAAVVRRDPGVVTIAALAALEMSDAAAADEQLAALTGLGPPDDARQAALRAAAVVNRALLGGDVPGALRATGILDLALSGDADIDLTVLVQRGPALMRTGDYTGAIADLERALELARAGGYDQVVLTTLSQLAGITGAACDFPATQSWTGKAIEYAAPRGWADSPRLAYAYLLAGWTAFQVGDERAGAYADKAIQALEEHGNVEVEVGVRSMHALATFEATTGTERHDTVATFREIWESPRADQVSPGLIGYATPQEIRLALAVGEHEWANDAVERVDRILPDSLEALTMRAQLWHARGRSTEARRLLGAALRGDRVVHQEATRVSVNVLAAAVEAGQGNETLAFEALGRAVTLAAPRNFRRPFLDLWDEMEPLLRKHRGRFAHNDAFISALLDGAPRPHGAGADGARTSSTLSPRELELLRDLPSPLSIKEIATARGVSVNTTKTQLSAVYRKLGVSGRFAAIREGRERGLL, encoded by the coding sequence ATGCAGGCTGGGCCCACCGACGCGCGCCGCCTGAGACGCGCGCGTGACCGGCGACGCGCCGCGACGCCTCCTCACGTGGCGCAGGTGGCGGCTGGTGCCAGGGCGTACGTGTCCAGGACCCGGGTCCGAGTACCGCGGGTCTCCGACGCGTTCGTGCCCCGGGAGCGTCTGGCAGCCATGGACCTCGGCCGACGCGCGGTCACCGTGATCTGCGCCCCCGCCGGATCTGGGAAGACCATGCTCGTGGTCGACTGGGCGCACCGTGCCATGGCCCGCGGCGAGGCGGTCGCCTGGCTCTCCCTCGACGAGAGCGACGACCGGCCCTACGAGTTCTGGTCGGCGCTCATCGATGCCCTGATCGGGGCCTCACCTCCCGACGCGGCCGAACAGCTGGACCGGCTCAGCCCGCCGCGCGAGCGCGTGGAGCCGCGCTTCGTCACGGCGCTGACCGAACTGCTCGACGCGACCCAGCCGGTGCGCTGGCTCGTCCTCGACGACGTGCACCGGATCCGGTCGGCAGACGTGCTCGCCGGGTTGGCGACATTCCTCGCCGGCGTGCCACCCGGCCTGGGCGTCGTCCTGATCAGCCGCCATGAGCCGGAGCTGGACCTCCATCGACTCCGGCTCTCCGACCTGACGCATGACGTCCGTGCGGAGGACCTCACCTTCACGGTGTCCGAGGCATCGGATCTGTTCGAACGCGTCGGCAGCCCGTTGTCCACCCTGGACGTCGCCCGTGTGGTCGCCCGCACCGAGGGCTGGGCCGCCGGCCTCCGTCTCGCCGCGGTCTCGATCGCCGGGGTCGCGGATCCGAGCGAGTTCCTCGCCCAGTTCGAGGGCGATCAGCGGGAGGTGGCCGACTATCTGTTCACGGAGGTCGTGCAGCACCTGCCCGCGGAGACCTACGCGTTCCTGCTCAAGACGTGCGCGCCGGAGCAGCTCCCGGTCGAGCTTGCCGCCGAGCTCTCCGGTCGTGCCGACGCCGGGCGGATGCTCGATCGGCTCTGCCGGCTGAACGCGTTGGTGGTCCAGTCGGGCGACTCGTCCTGGTACCGGTACCACAGCCTCATGCGCAGTTTCCTGGCCGCGGCCCTGGCCCGCGAAGATGTCGATGCGCCGCGACGCCAGCACGCCATCGCTGCACGATGGTTCGATCATCACGACCAACCTGTCGTCGCCCTCGAGCACGCGCTCCGCGCCCGGGACGCGGACTACCTCTCCGGCCTGATCCGCAGCCGTGGGGTGCGACTGATCCTCGCCGGACGCGCCCCCACGCTCAGGGACACGATCGCGCAGGCGGCGGCGGTCGTCCGACGCGATCCCGGGGTGGTCACCATCGCGGCCCTGGCCGCGCTCGAGATGTCCGACGCAGCGGCCGCAGACGAGCAACTGGCCGCGCTCACCGGACTCGGCCCACCGGACGACGCACGGCAGGCGGCGCTGCGAGCGGCCGCCGTCGTCAATCGTGCACTGCTGGGCGGCGACGTCCCTGGTGCGCTTCGCGCCACGGGCATCCTCGATCTCGCACTCTCCGGCGACGCCGACATCGACCTCACCGTCCTGGTGCAGCGCGGCCCAGCACTGATGCGCACCGGCGACTACACCGGCGCGATAGCCGACCTCGAACGTGCCCTTGAGCTCGCCCGCGCCGGTGGCTACGACCAGGTCGTCCTCACCACCCTCTCCCAGCTCGCCGGGATCACCGGGGCCGCGTGCGACTTCCCCGCCACGCAGTCGTGGACCGGCAAGGCGATCGAGTATGCCGCCCCTCGCGGCTGGGCCGACTCCCCCAGGCTCGCCTACGCCTACCTGCTCGCCGGATGGACGGCGTTCCAGGTCGGCGACGAGCGCGCCGGAGCGTACGCGGACAAGGCGATCCAGGCCCTCGAGGAGCACGGCAACGTGGAGGTGGAGGTCGGCGTCCGGAGCATGCATGCACTGGCCACGTTCGAGGCGACGACCGGCACCGAGCGCCACGACACCGTAGCGACGTTCCGGGAGATCTGGGAGAGCCCGCGCGCGGACCAGGTCTCCCCCGGTCTGATCGGCTACGCGACGCCGCAGGAGATTCGGCTCGCGCTCGCGGTGGGCGAACACGAGTGGGCGAACGACGCCGTGGAGCGGGTCGACCGGATCCTGCCGGACAGCCTGGAGGCGCTCACCATGAGGGCGCAGCTCTGGCACGCGCGCGGCCGGTCGACCGAGGCCCGGCGTCTGCTCGGCGCGGCGCTGCGGGGCGATCGCGTGGTCCACCAGGAGGCGACGAGGGTCTCGGTCAATGTGCTGGCCGCCGCAGTGGAGGCCGGGCAGGGGAACGAGACTCTCGCGTTCGAGGCACTGGGACGGGCCGTGACCCTCGCGGCACCGCGGAATTTCCGGCGCCCGTTCCTCGACCTCTGGGACGAGATGGAGCCGTTGCTGCGCAAGCATCGGGGCCGCTTCGCCCACAACGACGCCTTCATCTCCGCCCTGCTCGACGGCGCGCCGCGACCGCACGGCGCCGGTGCGGACGGCGCCAGGACGAGCAGCACCCTCAGCCCTCGGGAGCTCGAACTCCTACGCGATCTCCCCTCGCCGTTGTCGATCAAGGAGATCGCCACGGCCCGCGGAGTCAGCGTGAACACCACCAAGACCCAACTCAGCGCCGTGTACCGCAAGCTGGGAGTCTCGGGGCGGTTCGCCGCGATCCGGGAAGGGCGCGAACGCGGCCTGCTGTGA
- a CDS encoding helix-turn-helix domain-containing protein, whose product MRLPAAAAAISTDEAAAIDELLGRMRWSAGGIERLQLMPGHARRVRDAGVRFVYVVTGTAVLPGLPVEVAAGSSTTTTGEVRVQPGDFVLLPRGGAYEVRTDPAASGASLVTGTLALDAAPFERITDLMPAVLFSCGFRLAEPAYGGLLGMIDAELARARPGGPAVLDRLIDLVVSAALRAWLERGCASAQTWLTQLRDPQLRRALEAIHAEPGSPWTVTALARVANASRSQFAERFRISVGESPARYVTGVRMRRAEELLLADRPVSEIAFGLGYDSDEGFSRAFRRHSGSAPSDWRRSRRRAATDAVLTSA is encoded by the coding sequence ATGCGCCTACCTGCGGCAGCTGCCGCGATCTCCACCGACGAGGCGGCCGCGATCGACGAGCTGCTCGGCCGGATGCGGTGGTCCGCCGGCGGGATCGAACGGCTGCAGCTGATGCCCGGGCACGCGCGCCGGGTCCGCGACGCCGGCGTCCGGTTCGTGTACGTGGTCACCGGCACCGCCGTGCTGCCCGGGCTGCCCGTCGAGGTCGCCGCCGGGTCCTCGACCACGACCACCGGGGAAGTCCGGGTGCAACCGGGTGACTTCGTGCTGCTGCCCCGGGGCGGCGCCTACGAGGTGCGCACCGACCCGGCCGCCTCCGGGGCGAGCCTGGTGACCGGAACACTGGCACTGGACGCGGCACCGTTCGAACGCATCACCGACCTGATGCCGGCGGTGCTGTTCAGCTGCGGGTTCCGGCTGGCCGAACCTGCCTACGGCGGCCTGCTGGGCATGATCGACGCCGAGCTCGCCCGGGCCCGCCCCGGTGGCCCGGCCGTGCTCGACCGGCTGATCGACCTGGTGGTGTCCGCGGCGCTCCGGGCCTGGCTGGAGCGTGGGTGTGCGAGCGCGCAGACCTGGCTCACCCAGTTGCGCGACCCGCAGTTGCGCCGCGCCCTCGAGGCCATCCACGCCGAGCCGGGCTCGCCCTGGACGGTGACCGCGCTCGCCAGGGTCGCGAACGCGTCCCGCTCCCAGTTCGCCGAACGCTTCCGGATCAGTGTGGGTGAGTCCCCGGCCCGGTACGTCACCGGTGTCCGGATGCGCCGGGCCGAGGAGTTGCTGCTGGCCGACCGGCCCGTCAGCGAGATCGCGTTCGGGCTCGGTTACGACTCGGACGAGGGCTTCAGTCGGGCGTTCCGCCGGCACAGCGGCAGCGCCCCCAGCGACTGGCGCCGCTCCCGACGGCGCGCCGCGACGGACGCGGTGCTCACCTCGGCCTGA
- a CDS encoding M15 family metallopeptidase yields MVLAALLAGAYPLLVGRPAPAPSDRADGAAQEQHLVHGEPTQEQNGQPTTQGGAPPSGAEAENGRLDPDTLVPIDGGQGTHLLVAEAAAAFEQLRAAALAAGVGFEINSAYRTYDEQVALAERLGTLDEGGTAAEPGLSEHGWGISVDLTLDFEELGWMRANAGGFGFAETVAAEPWHWTYTG; encoded by the coding sequence GTGGTGCTCGCGGCGCTGCTGGCCGGTGCGTACCCGCTCCTGGTCGGGCGCCCCGCGCCGGCACCGAGCGACCGGGCGGACGGCGCCGCCCAGGAGCAGCACCTCGTGCACGGCGAACCGACCCAGGAGCAGAACGGACAGCCGACGACCCAGGGCGGGGCTCCGCCGTCGGGCGCGGAAGCGGAGAACGGCCGGCTGGACCCGGACACCCTCGTCCCGATCGACGGTGGCCAGGGCACCCACCTGCTGGTGGCCGAGGCGGCTGCCGCGTTCGAGCAGCTTCGGGCCGCCGCGCTCGCCGCCGGGGTCGGGTTCGAGATCAACTCCGCCTACCGCACCTACGACGAGCAGGTGGCGCTCGCCGAACGGCTCGGCACCCTGGACGAGGGCGGCACCGCAGCCGAACCCGGGCTGAGCGAGCACGGTTGGGGCATCAGCGTGGACCTGACCCTCGACTTCGAGGAGTTGGGCTGGATGCGCGCGAACGCCGGGGGGTTCGGCTTCGCCGAGACGGTGGCCGCGGAGCCGTGGCACTGGACCTACACGGGCTGA
- a CDS encoding arylsulfatase produces MAAKEFNGVINLDVRDSVPDWAPYELARAPEGAPNVLVVLYDDTGLASWSPYGGRVSMPTLQRLADNGLTYTQWHTTALCSPTRSCMLTGRNHTTNRVASIMETTNGFPGNAGRIPDECATVGHILQDNGYSTFWLGKDHNVPEEDNAAGGNRSRWPLQMGFDRFYGFLGGETNNWYPDLCEDNHYIEQPYTPEEGYHLSKDLADQAIKMLRDQQASNPSKPWYMWFCPGANHAPHHSPKEYADKYKGMFDDGYDAYRGWVLGQMIEKGILPEGTELTEFNPIPEEQRNAADYVRPWDELSDDEKKLFSRMAEVFAGFSEYTDAQVGRVIDYLEETGQLDNTIVFYCADNGASGEGSAAGSVNENKYFNNYPDDITENMSRLDDLGSAETYNHYPTGWAAAFSTPFQMFKRYAQYAGGTCDPLVIHWPKGIRAKGEIRHQYHHVTDIVPTILDVTGQEMPEVYRGFAQEPLPGKSMRYSFDDAQAPTTKQVQFYTIGGSRGVWKDGWKAAATHAPLNGKGHFDQDAWELYHVDTDRAEARNVADQHPEKVQELIQAWFTEADRYNALPMDDRSVMEMLTVERPQAEPPRNRYIYYPGSSAVPEGVAVNVRGRSFKIIADVDLSADAAGVLFAHGSRFGGHALFISDHKLHYVYNFLGIPPEQTFVSDVLTPGPHALGMEFVREGAGPNKESVGTTRLYVDDRVVSEGPMRAQVGKFTLCGDGLCVGFDSADSVSRSYQAPFAFTGGKLLGVAIDVSDESYLDLETEAMAALARD; encoded by the coding sequence ATGGCAGCCAAGGAGTTCAACGGAGTCATCAACCTCGACGTCAGGGACTCGGTCCCGGACTGGGCACCGTACGAACTGGCGCGGGCGCCCGAGGGGGCGCCGAATGTGCTCGTGGTGCTCTATGACGACACCGGGCTCGCGTCGTGGTCGCCGTACGGCGGGCGGGTCTCGATGCCCACCCTGCAGCGGTTGGCGGACAACGGGCTGACGTACACGCAGTGGCACACCACCGCGCTGTGTTCGCCGACCCGTTCGTGCATGCTGACGGGCCGGAATCACACCACGAACCGGGTCGCCTCGATCATGGAGACCACCAACGGCTTCCCTGGGAACGCCGGCAGAATCCCGGACGAGTGTGCGACCGTCGGGCACATCCTGCAGGACAACGGCTACAGCACCTTCTGGCTCGGCAAGGACCACAACGTCCCCGAGGAGGACAACGCCGCGGGCGGCAACCGCTCCCGGTGGCCCCTCCAGATGGGCTTCGACCGGTTCTACGGCTTCCTCGGTGGGGAGACGAACAATTGGTACCCCGACCTGTGCGAGGACAACCACTACATCGAGCAGCCGTACACGCCCGAGGAGGGCTACCACCTGTCGAAGGACCTCGCCGATCAGGCGATCAAGATGCTGCGCGATCAGCAGGCGTCCAATCCCTCGAAGCCTTGGTACATGTGGTTCTGCCCGGGCGCCAACCACGCCCCGCACCACAGTCCCAAGGAGTACGCAGACAAGTACAAGGGCATGTTCGACGACGGCTACGACGCCTACCGCGGGTGGGTGCTGGGTCAGATGATCGAGAAGGGCATCCTGCCCGAGGGCACCGAGCTCACGGAGTTCAACCCGATCCCCGAGGAACAGCGCAACGCGGCCGATTACGTCCGCCCGTGGGACGAGCTCAGCGACGACGAGAAGAAGCTCTTCTCACGGATGGCGGAAGTGTTCGCCGGCTTCAGCGAGTACACCGATGCCCAGGTCGGCCGCGTCATCGACTACCTGGAGGAGACCGGCCAACTGGACAACACGATCGTCTTCTACTGCGCCGACAACGGCGCCTCGGGTGAGGGCTCGGCGGCCGGTTCGGTCAACGAGAACAAGTACTTCAACAACTACCCCGACGACATCACCGAGAACATGTCCCGCCTGGACGACCTGGGCAGCGCGGAGACCTACAACCACTACCCGACCGGCTGGGCCGCGGCGTTCAGCACGCCGTTCCAGATGTTCAAGCGGTACGCCCAGTACGCGGGCGGTACGTGCGACCCGTTGGTCATCCACTGGCCCAAGGGCATCAGGGCCAAGGGTGAGATCCGGCACCAGTACCACCACGTCACCGACATCGTGCCGACGATCCTGGATGTGACCGGACAGGAGATGCCCGAGGTCTACCGCGGTTTCGCACAGGAGCCGTTGCCGGGCAAGTCGATGCGCTACAGCTTCGACGACGCTCAGGCCCCGACCACGAAGCAGGTGCAGTTCTACACGATCGGTGGATCGCGAGGGGTCTGGAAGGACGGCTGGAAGGCGGCCGCGACCCACGCCCCCCTCAACGGGAAGGGCCACTTCGACCAGGACGCGTGGGAGCTCTACCACGTCGACACCGATCGAGCCGAGGCGCGCAACGTCGCGGACCAGCACCCCGAGAAGGTGCAGGAGCTGATCCAAGCGTGGTTCACCGAGGCGGACAGGTACAACGCCCTGCCGATGGACGACCGGTCCGTCATGGAGATGCTGACGGTCGAACGACCACAGGCGGAGCCGCCCCGGAACCGCTACATCTACTACCCCGGTAGCAGCGCAGTACCGGAGGGCGTCGCCGTGAATGTCAGGGGACGGTCGTTCAAGATCATCGCGGACGTCGACCTGAGCGCCGACGCCGCGGGCGTGCTGTTCGCCCACGGCTCGCGATTCGGAGGGCACGCTCTGTTCATCTCCGATCACAAGCTGCACTACGTCTACAACTTCCTCGGGATCCCACCGGAGCAGACCTTCGTCTCCGACGTGCTCACACCCGGCCCACACGCGCTCGGGATGGAGTTCGTCCGCGAGGGGGCAGGGCCGAACAAGGAGTCGGTCGGGACCACGCGGCTCTACGTCGATGACCGGGTCGTTTCCGAGGGACCGATGCGGGCCCAGGTCGGCAAGTTCACGCTCTGCGGCGACGGCCTGTGCGTCGGGTTCGACAGTGCGGACTCGGTCAGCCGTTCGTACCAGGCCCCGTTCGCCTTCACGGGCGGCAAGCTCCTCGGTGTCGCGATCGACGTCAGTGACGAGAGCTACCTCGACCTCGAGACCGAGGCCATGGCGGCGCTCGCTCGCGACTGA